In Silene latifolia isolate original U9 population chromosome X, ASM4854445v1, whole genome shotgun sequence, the following proteins share a genomic window:
- the LOC141618489 gene encoding uncharacterized protein LOC141618489 produces MYMEKKAEFITVHGRSLLNGYKKVEVKKVQSGSENDTLPVPVGDDLIVLIDAKDSYVQWPQNHIHSPSKMEIVMKKKKKNHQRSAPPLVPTILGVEVSSEFKQKLRTPLMNSLLLEARVLKASGSLINVSIDDHVLHLDDYTSPISYEELIHWCDEGEIGASHIAIFMRYLSDLSDTMKSTSFYGFLFPETLSKFASIIDDLRSII; encoded by the exons ATGTATATGGAAAAAAAGGCGGAATTCATAACTGTTCACGGTAGATCACTACTTAATGGTTATAAGAAAGTAGAAGTTAAGAAAGTACAATCTGGATCGGAAAATGATACGTTGCCTGTGCCTGTTGGGGATGATTTGATAGTATTGATTGATGCGAAGGACTCATATGTTCAGTGGCCTCAGAATCATATTCACAGTCCTAGTAAG ATGGAAATcgtaatgaagaagaagaagaagaatcatCAAAGGTCTGCACCACCTCTTGTCCCGACTATTCTGGGTGTAGAAGTTAGTAGTgagtttaagcaaaagttgagaaCCCCGCTGATGAATTCTTTACTTCTCGAGGCTCGCGTATTGAAGGCAAGCGGATCACTGATTAACGTTTCGATTGATGACCATGTATTACACCTTGATGACTACACTTCTCCGATTTCTTACGAGGAGCTTATTCATTGGTGTGACGAAGGCGAGATAGGTGCCTCTCACATTGCTATTTTTATGAG GTATTTGAGTGATCTAAGTGATACTATGAAGTCTACTAGTTTCTACGGATTCTTGTTCCCGGAGACGTTGTCTAAATTTGCATCCATAATCGATGATTTACGATCGATTATATAG
- the LOC141618490 gene encoding uncharacterized protein LOC141618490, whose product MGSQRCKGTQNTNSDDSGKKRKRRSKERGRTVLALVSKALKEKKPIELEWDKVHRLPTGKYGGSLVGKGWRYYSEASQYEDTTNKKYDSITPEDWNVFVASHTTQAFKEISANNKKNACMNRTRFVGSRAGYRGIEVKIKKDFAKNGVILEEVDRHLTWLRGHTPNNGDLTEYYKEVATKIKELEKEVEAGTFKPKGREDILAKAIGKPEHGGRVRGVPDGICITEYFGKAPKKLAEEVESQRDDKYFANTSIKYAKYDGAFLAKW is encoded by the exons ATGGGCTCACAGAGGTGTAAAGGAACTCAGAATACTAACTCTGATGACTCAGGCAAAAAGAGGAAGAGAAGGTCTAAGGAGAGGGGTCGAACAGTGTTGGCCTTAGTTTCAAAAGCACTTAAGGAGAAGAAACCAATTGAATTAGAGTGGGATAAAGTGCATAGATTGCCTACAGGAAAGTACGGGGGAAGTTTAGTAGGCAAGGGTTGGCGTTACTACTCGGAGGCAT CGCAATACGAGGACACCACCAACAAAAAGTATGACTCAATAACACCAGAGGATTGGAATGTGTTTGTGGCATCTCACACTACTCAGGCATTTAAG GAAATAAGTGCAAACAACAAGAAGAATGCTTGTATGAATAGGACAAGGTTCGTTGGCTCTCGAGCAGGTTACCGTGGGATTGAAGTTAAAATC aaaaAAGACTTTGCCAAAAATGGAGTGATATTGGAGGAAGTTGACCGGCACTTAACTTGGCTAAGGGGTCACACGCCTAATAACGGAGACCTGACCGAATATTACAAGGAAGTGGCTACGAAAATT AAAGAACTAGAAAAAGAGGTGGAGGCAGGTACATTTAAGCCTAAGGGACGAGAAGATATACTAGCTAAGGCAATCGGCAAACCTGAACATGGTGGCCGTGTGCGAGGGGTTCCTGATGGCATATGCATAACTGAGTATTTTGGGAAGGCTCCTAAAAAGCTCGCCGAAGAAGTAGAGTCTCAAAGAGAcg ATAAATACTTTGCAAACACAAGTATCAAATATGCAAAGTATGATGGTGCATTTTTGGCAAAGTGGTGA